One segment of Methanosphaera sp. WGK6 DNA contains the following:
- a CDS encoding DUF3427 domain-containing protein: MNPEISIIKGAKKAFIDEHYPIYDNKPELILNNKDHKVLNSIKDELNNCDEFYISVAFITLSGITPLLEDLKELEYRGIQGKILTTDYLNFSEPAALKKLNNFQNIEVKIYSQQKEGFHTKGYIFRNKDIYRGIVGSSNLTMNALTINKEWNIGFTSLNQGEIIQDICHELDELWKKADNLDDVIEEYTKNYEKNKFKDFQKSLEHVEQTTEELIPNSMQQEFIENLRELMKKGEKRALLVSATGTGKTYASAFAVKDAHPKKFLFLVHREQIAKQAIKSYKQIFKDEKEKFGLLSGTSKETDKDYLFSTVQSMSKEETYTHFKPDTFDYIIIDEVHRAGATSYTKLLDYFKPKFCLGMSASPDRTDSFNIYELFDYNVPLDIRLQDALDKDLLCPFHYFGIHDIKVDGKVLEDNSDFRFLVSEDRVNYILKNSEYYGYSGDRLKSLIFCSTKKEAHTLAESFNKKGHPSIALTGDNSQKEREEAIIRLTDDTIKDNLEYIFTVDIFNEGVDIPEVNQVILLRPTESSIIFIQQLGRGLRKFNNKEYVVIIDFIGNYKQNYLIPIALSGDMSHDKDNLRKYLMEGTKIIPGQSSISFDRISKKKIYESINNTNFSRIALFKEHYQKLKYRLGHVPYLVDFYRNKELDPSLILSHSKFKCYYSFLKHVDKEYNGFLSDDEIRSLEFVTSNFSNGKRPHELLILKLLIKHGYFSIALLENELKKAPYRIKEDYKSIIHCFRMFNLNFFVKKDVDYYSNVKFFEFDNSLLEHEKHLRNEKFMISDEFKSFLDSDTYKYLLDDVLDFGLDKYLDNYMQTDSVNLNLYSKYSRKDVCRLLNWSHDDSSTMYGYQAKHDTCPIFVTLKKTEDISESTKYKETFESRYIFSWMTRSKRTLKSKEILDITQNENLRMHLFVKKSDDADGNEFYYLGQVNHDDGYETTIKNDKGTLSPIVNFKLSLHHPVKEELYNYLNEDIG, translated from the coding sequence ATGAACCCTGAAATAAGTATTATAAAGGGTGCTAAAAAAGCATTTATTGATGAACATTATCCTATTTATGATAATAAACCAGAATTAATACTTAATAATAAAGACCATAAAGTTCTAAACTCCATAAAAGATGAATTAAATAATTGTGATGAATTCTATATAAGTGTGGCATTTATCACATTAAGTGGAATAACACCACTACTTGAAGACCTTAAAGAATTAGAATACAGAGGAATACAAGGAAAAATATTAACTACAGACTATCTTAATTTTTCAGAACCTGCAGCACTAAAAAAACTTAATAACTTCCAAAATATTGAAGTTAAAATATATTCACAACAAAAAGAAGGATTTCATACAAAAGGATACATATTCAGAAATAAAGACATATACAGAGGTATTGTGGGAAGTTCTAATCTTACAATGAATGCATTAACTATTAATAAGGAATGGAATATTGGATTTACATCACTAAATCAAGGAGAAATAATACAAGATATATGTCATGAACTTGATGAATTATGGAAAAAAGCAGATAACTTAGATGATGTTATTGAGGAATACACAAAAAATTATGAGAAAAATAAGTTTAAAGACTTCCAAAAATCATTAGAACATGTTGAACAGACAACAGAAGAACTTATTCCAAATTCCATGCAACAGGAATTCATAGAAAATCTCAGAGAATTAATGAAAAAAGGAGAAAAAAGAGCACTTCTCGTATCAGCAACAGGTACTGGTAAAACATATGCATCAGCATTTGCAGTTAAAGATGCACATCCTAAGAAATTTCTATTTCTAGTTCACCGTGAACAAATTGCTAAACAAGCAATAAAATCATATAAACAAATATTTAAAGATGAAAAAGAAAAATTTGGTCTTCTAAGTGGAACATCGAAAGAAACTGATAAAGATTATCTTTTCTCAACAGTCCAAAGTATGTCAAAAGAAGAAACATACACCCACTTTAAACCAGATACATTTGATTATATTATTATTGATGAAGTTCACAGAGCCGGAGCAACAAGTTATACTAAATTACTTGACTATTTTAAACCTAAATTCTGTCTAGGAATGAGTGCTTCACCTGATAGAACTGATTCATTTAATATTTATGAATTATTTGATTATAATGTTCCACTTGACATTAGACTTCAAGATGCATTAGATAAAGATCTTCTTTGTCCCTTCCACTACTTTGGAATTCATGATATAAAAGTAGATGGTAAAGTTTTAGAGGATAATAGTGATTTTAGATTTCTAGTATCAGAGGACCGTGTAAATTATATTCTTAAGAATTCCGAGTATTATGGTTATTCTGGAGATAGATTAAAATCATTAATATTTTGTAGTACTAAAAAGGAAGCTCATACTCTTGCTGAATCATTTAATAAAAAAGGTCATCCAAGTATTGCTCTTACAGGTGATAACTCACAAAAAGAAAGAGAAGAAGCTATAATCAGATTAACAGATGATACAATTAAAGATAATTTAGAGTATATTTTTACTGTTGATATATTTAATGAAGGTGTAGATATTCCTGAAGTTAACCAAGTTATTCTTCTTAGACCTACTGAATCATCTATCATATTTATCCAACAGTTAGGTAGAGGTCTTCGTAAATTTAATAATAAAGAATACGTTGTTATAATTGACTTTATTGGAAATTATAAACAGAATTACTTGATTCCTATTGCATTATCTGGAGATATGAGTCATGATAAGGATAATCTTCGTAAATATTTAATGGAAGGAACTAAAATAATTCCAGGTCAATCATCAATTAGTTTTGACAGAATTTCTAAGAAGAAAATTTATGAATCTATTAATAATACAAATTTTTCTAGAATAGCTTTGTTTAAGGAACATTATCAGAAACTTAAATATCGGTTAGGACATGTTCCGTACTTGGTTGATTTTTATAGAAATAAGGAATTAGATCCTTCATTGATTTTAAGTCATTCTAAGTTTAAGTGTTATTATTCTTTTCTTAAACATGTGGATAAAGAGTATAATGGTTTTTTATCTGATGATGAAATTAGAAGTCTTGAATTTGTTACTAGTAATTTTAGTAATGGTAAACGACCACATGAATTATTAATACTTAAATTACTAATTAAACATGGCTATTTCAGTATAGCTTTACTTGAAAATGAATTGAAAAAAGCCCCCTATCGTATTAAAGAGGATTATAAATCAATTATTCATTGTTTTAGGATGTTTAACTTAAATTTCTTTGTTAAAAAAGATGTGGATTATTATAGTAATGTTAAATTCTTTGAATTTGATAATTCATTATTAGAGCATGAAAAACATTTACGAAATGAGAAATTTATGATTTCAGATGAATTTAAATCTTTTTTAGATTCAGATACATATAAGTATCTTTTAGATGATGTTCTTGATTTTGGTTTAGATAAGTATTTGGATAATTATATGCAGACTGATAGTGTAAATCTTAATTTATATAGTAAATATTCTAGAAAAGATGTTTGTAGACTTCTTAATTGGAGTCATGATGATAGTTCTACAATGTATGGTTATCAAGCAAAACATGATACTTGTCCTATATTTGTAACATTGAAGAAAACTGAAGATATATCTGAAAGTACAAAATATAAAGAGACTTTTGAATCAAGATATATTTTTAGTTGGATGACACGTAGTAAACGTACATTAAAAAGTAAAGAAATTCTTGATATCACGCAAAATGAAAATTTAAGAATGCATTTATTTGTTAAGAAAAGTGATGATGCTGATGGTAATGAGTTCTATTATCTAGGACAAGTAAATCATGATGATGGATATGAAACTACAATTAAAAATGATAAAGGTACTTTATCACCAATTGTTAATTTCAAGTTAAGTTTACATCATCCTGTGAAGGAAGAATTGTATAATTATTTAAATGAAGATATTGGTTAA
- a CDS encoding MtaA/CmuA family methyltransferase has product MNLRENFINCLEGRYVEKTPVVPVTTITLMEYRERFNSNFPEAHIDSDKMVKLAVAPYVVSEIEGINLPFDMTIEAEAFGCEIDLRENEHTPEVVKTPFNRPSDIHVPCDFLQTSRVGVLEESIIRIKENYPDVPLIIGVVGPFTLLGQLLGIENLLKYVKKDYFEVEDAISIVTEALEEFIALLNSYKVDAICICEPSSSSDLLNPEIFKKLVKPELEILADSIKSKTILHVCGNTNPIIPDMLTCNYDAISIEDVVDINYITKTRKELNSNTKICGNISTNKALLQGTTETVKDEVTTALEKGVEIICSSCSVPPMTPEANVNAMIKARDKYYNQKTNNY; this is encoded by the coding sequence ATAAATCTTAGAGAAAATTTTATAAATTGTCTTGAGGGTAGATATGTGGAGAAGACTCCAGTAGTACCAGTAACAACAATAACTCTTATGGAGTATCGTGAAAGATTTAATAGTAATTTTCCAGAAGCACATATAGATTCTGATAAAATGGTTAAACTTGCAGTAGCACCATATGTAGTGTCAGAAATTGAGGGGATAAATTTACCTTTTGATATGACAATTGAAGCTGAAGCTTTTGGATGTGAAATTGATCTTAGAGAAAATGAACATACACCTGAAGTTGTTAAAACACCATTTAATAGACCATCTGATATACATGTACCATGTGATTTTCTACAAACTAGTAGAGTAGGAGTACTTGAAGAATCAATTATAAGAATCAAAGAAAACTATCCTGATGTACCACTAATAATAGGGGTTGTAGGACCATTTACACTACTAGGACAACTACTAGGAATAGAAAATCTACTAAAATATGTTAAAAAGGATTATTTTGAAGTAGAAGATGCAATAAGCATAGTAACAGAAGCATTAGAAGAATTCATAGCACTACTAAATTCTTATAAAGTAGATGCAATTTGTATATGTGAACCAAGCTCCTCATCAGATTTACTAAATCCAGAAATATTTAAAAAACTAGTAAAACCAGAACTAGAAATTCTAGCAGATAGCATAAAATCAAAAACAATACTCCATGTATGTGGAAATACAAATCCAATCATACCTGATATGCTAACATGTAATTATGATGCAATAAGTATAGAAGATGTTGTAGATATAAACTATATTACAAAAACAAGAAAAGAATTAAATTCAAACACAAAAATATGTGGAAATATCTCAACAAACAAAGCATTACTACAAGGAACAACAGAAACCGTAAAAGATGAGGTAACAACAGCACTAGAAAAAGGTGTTGAGATAATATGTTCTAGTTGTTCAGTACCACCAATGACACCAGAAGCTAATGTTAATGCAATGATAAAAGCAAGAGATAAATATTATAACCAAAAAACTAATAATTATTAA
- a CDS encoding (deoxy)nucleoside triphosphate pyrophosphohydrolase, translated as MDVVAAIINKDGKILATQRGYGEFKGLWEFPGGKIEKEETKEEALIREIKEELNADIEINKFALDIEWQYPEFYLYMSCYECTLKGNIELLEHMNATWLTKEELDSVEWIEADIQIIDYLKEISNGVIQ; from the coding sequence ATAGATGTTGTAGCTGCTATAATAAACAAAGATGGAAAAATACTAGCCACACAAAGAGGTTACGGTGAATTCAAAGGCCTATGGGAATTTCCAGGAGGCAAAATAGAAAAAGAAGAAACAAAAGAAGAAGCATTAATTAGAGAAATAAAAGAAGAACTAAATGCAGATATAGAAATCAATAAATTCGCACTTGATATAGAATGGCAATACCCAGAATTTTACCTCTACATGTCCTGCTATGAATGTACATTAAAAGGAAATATAGAACTACTAGAACACATGAATGCTACATGGTTAACTAAAGAAGAATTAGACTCTGTTGAATGGATAGAAGCAGATATACAAATAATAGACTACCTAAAAGAAATATCTAATGGAGTAATACAATGA
- a CDS encoding methyltransferase domain-containing protein has product MNEHLDENTIKGALKKQQAENCVKIDPDIGTIQCNICGYESEFEFLHYGKSNRRNEKCPVCNTFQRTRLLWYYLEKYTDVFERDNLKILNNSPQNKIYHLFKEKYGDNYIASDIEERECVDEVIDIQNIPYEDNTFDLIISSHVLEHVPDDKKAMREFYRVLKPNGMVIILIPSLYSLTKTFELPQINTPTLKERYNKQHDHLRYYSVDNLFKDLEDIGFTTLRKNYVPGKKNPEDMKKHALSADPLFVGVKKINKENKTKLSTINKETNSNNYCTICDKEVTFKNNPDLDKICPNCNSNSDERLVYEKIKNDLKQNPATLYINPEKVDNPIQQFNIEKKEDISDNTLHLLKSFKNNSLDIIILLHVLDKSEDDKKIIKELYRILKPNGKLLLKENMDLELTSKIDEDFLNTPKLRRLFNGNENAIRCYGIDLIHILEFMEFEIEYDDPEKQKNNIKLKNRLTKDPLIICTKN; this is encoded by the coding sequence ATGAATGAGCATCTCGACGAAAATACAATAAAAGGAGCCCTTAAAAAACAACAAGCCGAAAACTGTGTGAAAATAGATCCAGATATAGGCACTATTCAATGTAACATCTGTGGTTATGAATCAGAATTTGAATTTCTACACTATGGAAAATCTAATCGTCGTAATGAAAAATGTCCCGTATGTAATACATTCCAAAGAACACGATTACTATGGTACTATCTTGAAAAATATACTGATGTTTTTGAAAGAGACAATCTAAAAATATTAAATAACTCCCCACAAAACAAAATATATCATCTTTTCAAAGAAAAATATGGAGATAACTATATTGCATCAGATATTGAAGAAAGAGAATGTGTAGATGAAGTCATTGACATACAAAACATTCCTTACGAAGATAACACATTTGATTTAATAATTAGTTCACATGTACTTGAACACGTACCTGATGACAAAAAAGCAATGAGAGAATTTTATAGAGTTCTAAAACCAAATGGAATGGTTATAATTCTAATTCCATCATTATATTCTTTAACAAAAACATTTGAGCTACCTCAAATAAATACACCGACATTAAAAGAAAGATATAATAAACAACATGATCATCTTAGATATTACAGTGTAGATAATCTTTTTAAAGACTTAGAAGATATTGGATTTACAACACTACGTAAAAACTATGTGCCAGGTAAGAAAAATCCTGAAGATATGAAAAAACATGCATTATCTGCAGATCCATTATTTGTTGGAGTTAAAAAAATTAACAAAGAAAACAAAACAAAATTATCAACTATAAACAAAGAAACTAACTCCAATAATTATTGTACTATTTGTGATAAAGAAGTAACATTTAAAAATAATCCAGATTTAGATAAAATATGTCCCAACTGTAATTCAAATAGTGATGAACGTTTAGTCTATGAAAAAATAAAAAATGATTTAAAACAAAATCCAGCAACACTCTACATTAATCCTGAAAAAGTAGATAATCCTATACAACAATTTAATATTGAAAAAAAGGAAGATATATCAGATAACACATTACATTTACTAAAATCATTCAAAAATAACTCACTAGATATTATAATATTATTACATGTACTCGATAAATCAGAGGATGATAAAAAAATTATAAAAGAATTATATAGAATTCTTAAACCTAATGGAAAGTTACTGCTAAAAGAAAATATGGATTTAGAATTAACCTCTAAAATAGATGAAGATTTTTTAAATACTCCTAAATTAAGAAGATTATTTAATGGAAATGAAAATGCAATTAGATGTTATGGTATTGACTTAATTCATATTTTAGAATTTATGGAATTTGAAATAGAATATGATGACCCTGAAAAACAAAAAAATAATATCAAATTAAAAAACAGATTAACCAAAGACCCCTTAATCATATGCACCAAAAATTAA
- a CDS encoding 2Fe-2S iron-sulfur cluster-binding protein, whose translation MEKLVITIKRQDKTGKKYTQQIEYTGNLKIPVTTLLEKINNQEEIKDINGKEIQPIKWSCSCLQGLCGACAMLINGWPKLACKTFVDEEVMTKHFHKITIEPLSKFKVIEDLKVDRSKLYETMKDMSQWIESDAKVGDVQFQYEMSLCLMCGICMEGCPNYFSDKSFKGTPVAVSSAKLAFQEQNEKHRKKIEKEYKKNFYNGCVKSMICEDICPMEIPTQQAISKMNRKSVWHMWHLLKKE comes from the coding sequence ATGGAAAAACTAGTGATCACAATAAAAAGACAAGATAAAACTGGAAAAAAATACACACAACAAATAGAATACACAGGCAACCTAAAAATACCAGTAACAACACTTCTTGAAAAAATAAACAATCAAGAAGAAATAAAAGACATAAATGGCAAAGAAATACAACCAATAAAATGGTCATGCAGTTGTCTACAAGGATTATGTGGAGCATGTGCAATGCTAATAAATGGATGGCCAAAACTTGCATGTAAAACATTTGTAGATGAAGAAGTAATGACAAAACACTTCCATAAAATCACCATAGAACCACTATCCAAATTCAAGGTAATAGAAGACTTAAAAGTAGATAGAAGTAAACTATATGAAACAATGAAAGACATGAGTCAATGGATAGAAAGTGATGCAAAAGTAGGAGATGTTCAATTCCAGTATGAAATGAGTCTATGCTTAATGTGTGGAATATGCATGGAAGGATGTCCAAACTACTTTAGTGATAAATCATTCAAGGGAACACCTGTCGCTGTATCATCAGCAAAACTAGCATTCCAAGAACAAAATGAAAAACATAGAAAGAAAATAGAAAAAGAATACAAGAAAAACTTCTACAATGGCTGTGTAAAATCAATGATATGTGAAGACATATGTCCAATGGAAATACCAACACAACAAGCAATATCCAAGATGAATAGAAAATCAGTATGGCACATGTGGCACTTACTAAAAAAAGAATAA
- a CDS encoding CDP-alcohol phosphatidyltransferase family protein, with protein sequence MNENTIQHIPNTLSISRIILSIIFTSVLYDTLTHNKTLFIPIIFFIIITITDMVDGHIARKTGNVTQKGTNLDVIADIIFMTSAYIPLVIINVIPLWFLIFNILFFIEFMLTSKYMKKYSKNSNTITYDFTGKYTGLLAIGIPLIIMILYNTSLMGIITVILIIITVIGGIASAISRIHYCYNLTS encoded by the coding sequence ATGAATGAAAATACAATACAACACATTCCAAACACATTATCCATATCAAGGATAATACTATCCATAATATTTACATCAGTACTCTATGATACACTAACACACAATAAAACACTATTTATTCCCATAATATTCTTTATAATAATCACAATAACAGACATGGTAGATGGACATATTGCCCGAAAAACAGGGAATGTAACACAAAAAGGTACAAATCTTGATGTAATAGCTGATATTATATTCATGACATCTGCTTATATTCCATTAGTAATTATAAATGTTATTCCATTATGGTTTTTAATATTCAATATTCTATTTTTTATAGAATTCATGTTAACATCAAAGTATATGAAGAAATATTCTAAAAATAGTAATACAATAACCTATGATTTCACAGGAAAATACACAGGACTTCTAGCAATAGGAATTCCATTAATCATAATGATATTATACAATACATCATTAATGGGGATAATAACAGTTATATTAATTATAATAACAGTCATTGGTGGAATAGCTTCTGCAATATCGAGGATACATTACTGTTATAACTTAACCTCCTAA
- a CDS encoding FAD-binding protein, giving the protein MKTIIIIGSGLAGLTAAVKTTEYDANAILISPAQSERTQSVMAMGGINAALNTKGQDDSTQQHYIDTIKGGNHINNPKAVKKLTTDAPDIVRWLGNIGTSFTRDENGNIDVRYFGGQKKMRTAYAGAKTGKQIVTALTTLCRRKEAEGKITRYIGWRFLSLILTEENECIGVIVINEDTDEIKEFYGDSVIIASGGLNKIFGKTSGSTHNDGCTTAKLFTQGIELSNMEMIQYHPTTIDTPVKKMLITEAARGEGGRLYIERDGRQWYFMEEWYPEFGALMPRDVVSRSIYKVCHELGENHVYLDITHLPSETVEVKLDEVYDVCMQYRGINPKNEPIPVYPGVHYFMGGISTDENHKTNIKRVYAAGECSSQYHGANRLGGNSLLGAIHGGWIAAQEAINETKISDKISQEQQEKIGKVVLDKEQEKYNMWQRLNNNEYKSYKIEEILANIMNKSMGIYRNKEELEEALIQLDNIYEISKKSDSGNYYEYQRLPLLIQLAKTMILGALNRKESRGSHQRIEYPETDDENYKKTTIIKLEKTQIKVSFKEIDDMEV; this is encoded by the coding sequence ATGAAGACAATAATTATAATTGGATCTGGACTTGCAGGATTAACTGCTGCAGTTAAAACAACAGAATATGATGCAAATGCAATTCTCATATCTCCAGCACAATCAGAAAGAACACAATCGGTAATGGCTATGGGTGGAATAAATGCAGCATTAAATACAAAAGGACAAGATGATTCAACACAACAGCATTATATTGACACAATAAAAGGTGGAAATCACATTAATAATCCTAAAGCTGTAAAGAAATTAACAACAGATGCACCAGATATAGTCCGATGGCTAGGTAATATTGGTACAAGTTTCACAAGAGATGAAAATGGAAATATTGATGTAAGATACTTTGGTGGACAAAAAAAGATGCGAACAGCATATGCTGGTGCAAAAACAGGAAAACAAATAGTAACAGCACTAACCACACTATGTCGTAGAAAAGAAGCAGAAGGAAAAATAACTAGATATATTGGATGGAGATTTCTTTCACTAATTCTCACAGAAGAAAATGAATGTATTGGAGTCATTGTTATAAATGAAGATACAGATGAAATAAAAGAATTTTATGGTGATAGTGTAATTATAGCAAGTGGTGGATTAAACAAGATATTTGGAAAAACATCAGGTTCTACACATAATGATGGATGCACAACAGCCAAACTATTCACACAAGGAATAGAATTATCGAACATGGAAATGATACAATACCATCCAACAACAATAGACACACCCGTAAAAAAAATGCTTATTACAGAAGCTGCCCGTGGTGAAGGTGGACGTTTATACATAGAAAGAGATGGCAGGCAATGGTATTTCATGGAAGAATGGTATCCAGAATTTGGAGCACTAATGCCAAGAGATGTAGTATCAAGAAGTATCTACAAGGTATGTCATGAATTAGGTGAAAATCATGTATATCTAGATATAACACACTTGCCTAGTGAGACAGTAGAAGTAAAACTTGATGAAGTGTATGATGTATGTATGCAGTACCGTGGAATAAATCCTAAAAATGAACCAATACCTGTATATCCAGGAGTACACTACTTCATGGGTGGAATAAGTACTGATGAAAATCATAAAACAAACATAAAAAGAGTATATGCTGCAGGAGAATGTTCATCACAGTATCATGGAGCAAATCGTTTAGGTGGAAATTCACTTCTAGGAGCAATACATGGTGGATGGATAGCAGCACAAGAGGCAATCAATGAAACAAAAATTAGTGATAAAATAAGTCAAGAACAACAAGAAAAAATAGGAAAAGTTGTACTAGATAAAGAACAAGAAAAATATAACATGTGGCAAAGACTCAATAATAATGAATACAAGTCCTACAAAATAGAAGAAATATTAGCAAACATTATGAATAAATCAATGGGAATCTATAGAAATAAAGAAGAACTTGAAGAAGCATTAATACAACTGGATAATATATATGAAATTTCCAAAAAATCAGATAGTGGAAATTATTATGAGTACCAAAGACTACCCTTACTCATACAACTAGCAAAAACAATGATACTTGGAGCACTAAACAGAAAAGAAAGCAGAGGATCACACCAAAGAATAGAATACCCAGAAACAGATGATGAAAACTACAAGAAAACAACAATCATAAAACTAGAAAAAACACAAATCAAAGTATCCTTTAAAGAAATAGATGACATGGAGGTGTAA